The following proteins come from a genomic window of Salminus brasiliensis chromosome 15, fSalBra1.hap2, whole genome shotgun sequence:
- the lrrc58a gene encoding leucine-rich repeat-containing protein 58a — protein MELFSRISEGSPVLNLSRLQLNGLDLDHVGEAQKRKIQQVYLTYNSLTLFPTSVCLLSNLEHLDLSNNSLTVVPEDITRLANLKSLVAKNNHLDETSFPKHFGSMQLESLNMSGNRFREIPGQFLKLCKLQSLSLGGNRLKGIPAEIGNLNRLEMLYLGGNMISSIPPELANLSCLRYLVLCDNCIQSIPPQLNRLHALLCLSLHNNLLTFLPREILSLVHLQELSLRGNPLVVRFIKDMTYDPPSLLELAGRTIKSRNLPYLPSYLPANLCHYLDMASKCPNPKCAGVYFDSCVRHIKFVDFCGKFRLPLMHYLCSPECSSPCSSNPQSDAESEDESTVPVDRLQRVLLG, from the exons ATGGAGCTTTTCTCCAGAATAAGCGAAGGCAGCCCCGTTTTAAACCTGTCACGTCTACAGCTGAATGGCCTGGACCTGGACCACGTCGGAGAGGCCCAGAAGAGGAAAATCCAGCAGGTTTACCTCACTTACAACAGCCTGACACTTTTCCCCACCTCTGTCTGCCTGCTCTCCAACCTGGAGCACCTGGATTTGAGCAACAACTCCCTCACGGTCGTGCCCGAGGACATCACACGGCTAGCCAACCTAAAGAGTCTGGTGGCCAAAAACAATCATCTGGATGAGACGTCGTTCCCTAAGCACTTCGGCTCCATGCAGCTTGAAAGCCTGAACATGAGCGGAAACCGATTCAGGGAGATACCCGGGCAGTTCCTAAAGCTCTGCAAGCTGCAGTCCCTGTCTCTTGGTGGGAACAGATTGAAGGGCATCCCTGCAGAGATAGGAAACCTGAACAG GCTGGAGATGCTGTATCTGGGTGGGAACATGATCTCCTCCATCCCTCCTGAACTGGCCAACCTGAGCTGCCTCAGATACCTGGTGCTGTGTGACAACTGCATCCAGAGCATCCCCCCTCAGCTCAACAG ACTTCACGCCTTGCTATGTCTTAGTCTCCATAACAACCTCCTGACATTCCTCCCGCGAGAGATTCTCAGCCTGGTCCACCTGCAGGAGCTTAGTCTCCGTGGCAATCCACTGGTGGTTCGCTTTATCAAGGACATGACCTACGACCCACCGTCTCTGCTGGAACTAGCCGGCCGAACCATCAAATCCCGCAACCTTCCATACCTCCCAAGTTACCTACCGGCCAACCTGTGCCACTACCTTGACATGGCCAGCAAGTGCCCCAACCCCAAATGTGCAG GAGTGTACTTCGACTCGTGTGTGCGGCACATTAAGTTTGTGGACTTCTGCGGCAAGTTCCGCCTGCCCCTCATGCACTACCTCTGCTCCCCAGAATGCAGCTCTCCCTGCAGCTCCAACCCACAAAGCGACGCGGAGTCGGAGGACGAGAGCACCGTGCCCGTGGACAGGCTGCAGAGGGTGCTTCTGGGATAG
- the stn1 gene encoding CST complex subunit STN1 isoform X1, with amino-acid sequence MASDQGGAEDEPPSLLWGLDPVFSAYARLYVKDMLQMRESRQVPGIYFYKTHPLFQVDVLGTVVYRREREDFYCYGVDDSTGVINCLCWKDEKWRDHGDSVKRRGPGGVFNVEEQLRKLKENQRNSCMLEIGDLLRVRGSLKTSREQREIMASSFYKVSDPVMDVQIARMLEIPQLYRDCYDKPFQVPCSELEAGTTDAGGSSNFQSLLGQSVRILKEFLKEKEVAKFRPYDVEFLLHPLIQRPARNTAAGQETASVGPSFSTQVKNLLKETLKILQSEGELFRKVLSPDELYNVTEQDKDLLATIRDVVGEDSKREKYAEKGCHVLHILSSVRQRYSRNLSREALEVALKFLECNSDIISTMDSHYTVL; translated from the exons ATGGCCAGTGATCAAGGTGGCGCTGAAGATGAACCTCCATCGCTGTTGTGGGGACTGGACCCTGTGTTTTCTGCCTATGCCAGGCTGTATGTTAAAGACATGCTACAGATGAGAGAGTCCCGACAAGTTCCAG GAATCTACTTCTATAAAACTCACCCACTGTTCCAAGTGGATGTACTGGGCACTGTGGTGtacagacgagagagagaggactttTATTGCTATGGAG TGGATGACAGTACTGGAGTCATCAACTGTCTGTGCTGGAAAGATGAGAAATGGAGAGACCATGGAGACTCTGTAAAGC GAAGGGGCCCTGGTGGAGTCTTTAATGTGGAGGAGCAGTTGAGGAAGCTCAAGGAGAATCAGAGGAACAGCTGTATGCTGGAAATCGGAGACCTGCTCAGAGTGCGTGGCTCCCTCAAAACCTCCCGGGAGCAGAGGGAGATCATGGCCTCCTCCTTTT ATAAAGTGAGTGATCCTGTGATGGATGTACAGATTGCCCGGATGCTGGAGATACCTCAGCTCTACAGGGACTGCTACGACAAGCCCTTCCAGGTGCCGTGCAGTGAGCTTGAAGCAGGCACCACtga TGCTGGTGGGTCCTCAAATTTCCAGTCTTTGCTTGGTCAGTCAGTTCGCATCCTAAAGGAGTTCCTGAAAGAGAAGGAGGTGGCCAAGTTTCGACCATATGATGTTGAATTCCTCTTACACCCACTGATCCAACGGCCAGCTCGGAACACAGCAGCAGGGCAG GAGACTGCTTCTGTTGGCCCATCGTTTTCCACACAGGTCAAGAACCTTCTCAAAGAAACGCTAAAGATTCTCCAGAGTGAGGGGGAGCTATTCCGCAAAGTCCTGTCCCCGGACGAGCTTTACAAT gtAACAGAACAGGACAAAGATCTGCTGGCAACAATCCGAGATGTCGTAGGAGAAGATTCCAAAAGAGAGAAAT ATGCTGAGAAGGGTTGCCATGTCCTGCACATCTTGTCCAGCGTAAGACAGCGCTACAGCCGTAATTTGAGCAGAGAAGCTCTGGAGGTCGCCCTCAAGTTTTTAGAATGTAACAGTGATATCATCAGTACTATGGACTCCCATTACACTGTTCTGTAG
- the stn1 gene encoding CST complex subunit STN1 isoform X2, with protein MASDQGGAEDEPPSLLWGLDPVFSAYARLYVKDMLQMRESRQVPVDDSTGVINCLCWKDEKWRDHGDSVKRRGPGGVFNVEEQLRKLKENQRNSCMLEIGDLLRVRGSLKTSREQREIMASSFYKVSDPVMDVQIARMLEIPQLYRDCYDKPFQVPCSELEAGTTDAGGSSNFQSLLGQSVRILKEFLKEKEVAKFRPYDVEFLLHPLIQRPARNTAAGQETASVGPSFSTQVKNLLKETLKILQSEGELFRKVLSPDELYNVTEQDKDLLATIRDVVGEDSKREKYAEKGCHVLHILSSVRQRYSRNLSREALEVALKFLECNSDIISTMDSHYTVL; from the exons ATGGCCAGTGATCAAGGTGGCGCTGAAGATGAACCTCCATCGCTGTTGTGGGGACTGGACCCTGTGTTTTCTGCCTATGCCAGGCTGTATGTTAAAGACATGCTACAGATGAGAGAGTCCCGACAAGTTCCAG TGGATGACAGTACTGGAGTCATCAACTGTCTGTGCTGGAAAGATGAGAAATGGAGAGACCATGGAGACTCTGTAAAGC GAAGGGGCCCTGGTGGAGTCTTTAATGTGGAGGAGCAGTTGAGGAAGCTCAAGGAGAATCAGAGGAACAGCTGTATGCTGGAAATCGGAGACCTGCTCAGAGTGCGTGGCTCCCTCAAAACCTCCCGGGAGCAGAGGGAGATCATGGCCTCCTCCTTTT ATAAAGTGAGTGATCCTGTGATGGATGTACAGATTGCCCGGATGCTGGAGATACCTCAGCTCTACAGGGACTGCTACGACAAGCCCTTCCAGGTGCCGTGCAGTGAGCTTGAAGCAGGCACCACtga TGCTGGTGGGTCCTCAAATTTCCAGTCTTTGCTTGGTCAGTCAGTTCGCATCCTAAAGGAGTTCCTGAAAGAGAAGGAGGTGGCCAAGTTTCGACCATATGATGTTGAATTCCTCTTACACCCACTGATCCAACGGCCAGCTCGGAACACAGCAGCAGGGCAG GAGACTGCTTCTGTTGGCCCATCGTTTTCCACACAGGTCAAGAACCTTCTCAAAGAAACGCTAAAGATTCTCCAGAGTGAGGGGGAGCTATTCCGCAAAGTCCTGTCCCCGGACGAGCTTTACAAT gtAACAGAACAGGACAAAGATCTGCTGGCAACAATCCGAGATGTCGTAGGAGAAGATTCCAAAAGAGAGAAAT ATGCTGAGAAGGGTTGCCATGTCCTGCACATCTTGTCCAGCGTAAGACAGCGCTACAGCCGTAATTTGAGCAGAGAAGCTCTGGAGGTCGCCCTCAAGTTTTTAGAATGTAACAGTGATATCATCAGTACTATGGACTCCCATTACACTGTTCTGTAG